One Edaphobacter flagellatus genomic region harbors:
- a CDS encoding type IV secretion system protein, giving the protein MAKTPYSTTEAGHKFLELYAEPVITNSYLKVALLVLSVVALGCLALLYRAQVAASHLKPLVIAVSDLGRGQVMNYDDFSKVPVERVSKYYLARWTTLYYGRNHATLQRDFSQSLSFLSDPLQSATLAKINQQKTLDTFLLDPSAANVDIEIKAVVLDDTRLVPYRAHIEFEKVFYSPGDQQEQRRERWIANVIYAFRDEVPNAMLLTNPLGVVISYVHEDQAFGN; this is encoded by the coding sequence ATGGCAAAGACTCCTTACTCCACGACTGAAGCAGGGCACAAGTTCTTGGAACTCTATGCCGAGCCTGTCATCACCAACAGCTATCTCAAGGTTGCGCTGCTCGTGCTCTCTGTCGTTGCGCTTGGCTGTCTGGCGCTCCTCTATCGCGCGCAAGTAGCTGCCTCTCATTTGAAGCCGCTTGTCATCGCTGTCTCCGACCTCGGACGCGGCCAGGTGATGAACTACGACGACTTCTCGAAGGTCCCGGTCGAGCGCGTCAGCAAATACTACCTTGCGCGGTGGACCACACTCTATTACGGACGAAACCACGCAACGTTGCAGAGAGATTTTTCGCAGTCGCTGAGCTTTCTTTCCGATCCTTTGCAGTCCGCAACCCTGGCAAAGATCAACCAGCAAAAGACACTCGACACTTTTCTGCTCGACCCCAGCGCCGCGAACGTCGACATTGAGATCAAGGCGGTGGTGCTCGACGACACGCGGCTGGTGCCCTACCGCGCCCACATTGAGTTCGAGAAGGTTTTCTATTCTCCCGGCGATCAACAGGAACAGCGTCGCGAACGATGGATTGCAAATGTCATCTACGCCTTCCGCGACGAAGTGCCCAACGCGATGCTTCTCACTAACCCGCTGGGTGTCGTCATCAGCTACGTCCACGAAGACCAGGCATTCGGGAACTGA
- the dcm gene encoding DNA cytosine methyltransferase: MRYLSVCSGIEAVSVAWQPLGWQPAMFAEIDPFCCWLLRSRYRASRPVYMPSPQAAPDRKEAKHRAAAIRNVVTLPADGDVINAGDFTRIGKEDVGTIGLLAGGTPCQSFSVAGKRAGLDDPRGNLTIEFARLAGRLRPLWLVWENVPGVLSIDDGRTFGAFLGMLVELGYGIAYRVLDAQHFGVPQRRRRVFVVGHLGDWRGPRAVLLEQHSLSGYPPPRREARKGTSTGVEVGPAGGRLTDTAPTIDAGCKDGFVRNQLGVGVISSTEEISHCLNAGGMGRQDFETETLIAHSLSADGFDASEDGTGRGTPMVPVAICTAHTQSNGSGFSDHVAHTLESGGAQAVAFNLRGREGGAMPEVSESASLRASTGGSTNSYIAFSAKDHGADADDIAPTLRGMGHDGSHANGGGQIAIAFSTNQRGEARERDVHGSLSSARGGSNQIDGVLQARLEESPAPAAFTLHGSDGTASAASSTEIAGSLRTRAPGSIENSSTTAVLQEQSVASPLAASYSKQIDSSDTSSSPPNLLRPQMAVRRLTPRECERLQGFPDDYTLVEYREKLASDGPRYRALGNSMAVPVMRWIGQRIAQVDAILREHDARREP; encoded by the coding sequence GTGAGGTATCTCTCCGTGTGCTCGGGAATCGAAGCCGTATCGGTTGCGTGGCAACCTCTCGGCTGGCAACCAGCCATGTTTGCGGAGATCGATCCCTTCTGCTGCTGGTTGCTGCGCTCGCGCTATCGCGCATCGCGGCCTGTGTACATGCCCAGCCCGCAGGCCGCGCCGGATCGCAAAGAAGCAAAGCATCGCGCGGCAGCCATTCGCAACGTCGTTACTCTGCCTGCCGATGGCGACGTCATCAACGCGGGAGATTTCACCAGGATAGGTAAAGAGGATGTGGGAACAATCGGCCTTCTGGCAGGAGGGACACCTTGCCAGTCTTTCTCCGTCGCCGGTAAGCGAGCGGGACTGGATGATCCGCGTGGCAACCTCACCATCGAGTTTGCTCGGCTTGCTGGGAGACTCCGGCCCTTATGGCTGGTGTGGGAGAACGTCCCCGGCGTCCTGTCGATCGACGATGGACGGACGTTTGGAGCCTTCCTCGGGATGCTGGTCGAACTCGGGTACGGGATCGCATACCGAGTTCTGGACGCTCAGCATTTTGGAGTACCCCAGCGACGGCGTCGCGTCTTCGTTGTCGGACATCTTGGAGACTGGAGAGGTCCCCGAGCGGTATTACTTGAGCAGCACAGCCTGTCGGGGTATCCTCCGCCGCGCCGAGAAGCGCGGAAAGGAACTTCCACCGGTGTTGAAGTCGGCCCTGCTGGCGGTCGCCTCACAGACACCGCTCCCACCATCGATGCAGGATGCAAGGATGGCTTCGTCCGCAATCAACTAGGCGTCGGCGTCATCTCCTCCACTGAGGAAATATCCCACTGCCTCAACGCCGGAGGCATGGGCCGGCAGGACTTCGAGACGGAAACGCTGATCGCTCACTCGCTCTCCGCCGATGGCTTCGACGCGAGCGAGGATGGCACCGGGCGTGGAACGCCCATGGTGCCAGTCGCCATCTGCACTGCGCATACGCAGTCCAACGGCTCCGGCTTCTCCGACCACGTTGCACACACATTGGAAAGTGGCGGCGCTCAGGCTGTTGCCTTCAATCTGCGTGGGCGCGAGGGCGGAGCCATGCCAGAGGTCTCAGAGTCCGCCAGTCTTCGCGCCTCGACTGGCGGAAGCACGAATAGCTACATCGCCTTCTCCGCAAAAGATCACGGAGCCGACGCGGACGACATCGCACCTACGCTGCGCGGCATGGGACATGATGGCAGTCACGCAAATGGCGGCGGACAGATCGCCATTGCGTTCAGTACCAATCAACGTGGAGAGGCACGAGAGCGTGACGTTCACGGAAGCCTGAGCAGTGCCCGAGGCGGCAGCAACCAGATCGACGGTGTTCTTCAGGCTCGTCTCGAAGAGAGTCCCGCTCCCGCAGCATTTACGCTCCATGGCAGCGACGGTACAGCGAGTGCGGCATCGTCGACAGAGATCGCGGGAAGTCTGCGCACGCGTGCTCCGGGAAGCATCGAAAATAGTTCGACTACTGCCGTCCTACAGGAACAATCCGTAGCCTCGCCGCTGGCCGCTTCTTACAGCAAGCAAATAGACAGCTCTGACACCAGCAGTAGCCCCCCGAATCTTCTGCGCCCACAGATGGCCGTCCGTCGCCTCACACCGCGGGAGTGCGAGCGCCTGCAAGGATTCCCCGACGATTACACGCTGGTCGAATACCGTGAAAAGCTGGCCTCCGATGGTCCCCGCTATAGAGCTCTCGGCAACTCGATGGCTGTCCCCGTCATGCGCTGGATCGGACAACGCATCGCTCAAGTCGATGCGATCCTCCGTGAGCACGACGCGAGGAGGGAGCCATGA
- a CDS encoding single-stranded DNA-binding protein: MALYENKITLKGFLGKDAENFATRNQKTFVVLSLATKSGYKDQQKKEWVNHTEWHRIVAFGKPADFAKGLKKGDYVEVEGETRSTDYEKEIVQGKNKVKVTFRDKEVRANTVKKLAAPAKGENLDAEPITEDDAA, encoded by the coding sequence ATGGCACTCTACGAAAACAAAATCACTCTGAAGGGCTTCCTCGGCAAGGACGCCGAGAACTTCGCAACCCGCAACCAGAAGACCTTCGTCGTCCTCTCGCTCGCCACCAAGTCCGGCTATAAGGACCAGCAGAAGAAGGAGTGGGTGAACCACACCGAATGGCACCGCATTGTCGCCTTCGGCAAGCCCGCAGACTTCGCGAAGGGCCTCAAGAAGGGCGACTACGTGGAAGTCGAAGGCGAAACGCGCTCGACCGATTATGAGAAGGAAATCGTGCAGGGCAAGAACAAGGTCAAGGTCACCTTCCGCGACAAGGAAGTGCGCGCCAACACCGTGAAGAAGCTCGCAGCACCGGCCAAGGGCGAGAACCTCGACGCCGAGCCCATTACGGAGGATGACGCCGCGTAA
- a CDS encoding single-stranded DNA-binding protein — MMTLFSNSVLLRGFLGRNAEAPPLQGITKDAFAVLLLATVSGRWDLGNNEWIPRTDWHRIICPGPFFCGMVRGMRRGDYLEVEGELRALEQDRGVVVAGERFSVKHSTYAVHAVRIQPLDRPEALVDYGDSDDNTEVQP, encoded by the coding sequence GTGATGACTCTCTTTTCCAATAGCGTCCTTTTACGAGGCTTTCTCGGCAGAAACGCTGAGGCGCCACCCTTACAGGGCATCACCAAAGATGCCTTCGCAGTCCTGCTGCTGGCGACCGTCTCCGGCAGATGGGATCTCGGGAACAACGAGTGGATACCGCGCACCGACTGGCATCGCATCATCTGCCCCGGTCCGTTCTTCTGCGGCATGGTGCGTGGCATGAGGCGCGGCGACTACCTCGAAGTCGAAGGGGAGTTGCGCGCTCTGGAACAAGATCGTGGCGTCGTCGTTGCCGGCGAACGCTTTTCGGTCAAGCACTCAACCTATGCCGTCCATGCAGTCCGCATTCAGCCGCTGGACCGACCCGAAGCATTGGTCGATTACGGCGACTCCGACGATAACACGGAGGTTCAGCCATGA
- a CDS encoding single stranded DNA-binding domain-containing protein has translation MNLFRNSLKLRGFLGKDAEEPQLTRTDKVPYIVLTVCMDDGFWWRPANEWVSHGGWFRVICPGAAFCESLKEMKQGDYVEIKGRLIIYHYAEVNLNHPVYEVHALRVRRLEIPAVGVVEKYDG, from the coding sequence ATGAACCTCTTCCGCAACAGTCTCAAACTTCGCGGCTTCCTCGGCAAAGATGCCGAGGAACCGCAGCTGACGCGAACCGACAAGGTTCCGTACATCGTCCTCACCGTCTGCATGGATGACGGCTTCTGGTGGCGGCCTGCCAATGAGTGGGTTTCCCATGGCGGCTGGTTTCGGGTGATCTGCCCAGGCGCCGCATTCTGCGAGTCCCTGAAAGAGATGAAGCAGGGCGACTACGTCGAGATCAAAGGACGCCTCATCATCTACCACTACGCCGAAGTAAACCTGAACCATCCCGTCTACGAGGTCCATGCTTTGCGTGTCCGCAGGCTGGAGATTCCCGCCGTCGGTGTGGTTGAAAAATATGACGGCTAA